The following coding sequences lie in one Cannabis sativa cultivar Pink pepper isolate KNU-18-1 chromosome 5, ASM2916894v1, whole genome shotgun sequence genomic window:
- the LOC115716080 gene encoding histone deacetylase complex subunit SAP18 isoform X1, with protein sequence MEKRSRDEKIGGPPSHSRAGQISGSGSGRPGPPPPPQSRAPPPPPPRPRSEPVDREKTCPLLLRVFTKIGGHHSEEDFAVRGKEPKDEVQIYTWKDATLRELTDLVKEVAPAARRRNAKLSFAFVYPDKRGRFVLKLVGMTHSFGNGRRVDDGKALGELDFQVGSNFCLIITDVSISTRFTRWLIRH encoded by the exons ATGGAGAAGAGAAGCAGGGACGAAAAGATTGGTGGACCGCCGTCCCACAGCCGAGCCGGGCAAATTTCCGGTTCCGGCAGTGGTAGGCCAGGCCCTCCTCCGCCTCCTCAGTCCAGAGCTCCGCCACCTCCACCCCCTCGCCCTAGATCCGAACCCGTCGATCGCGAAAAG ACTTGCCCTTTGTTGCTTCGGGTTTTCACTAAG ATTGGAGGCCACCATAGTGAAGAAGATTTTGCAGTAAGAGGCAAAGAACCTAAAGATGAGGTTCAAATTTACACTTGGAAAGATGCAACTCTTCGTGAGCTAACTGATCTT GTGAAAGAAGTAGCTCCAGCTGCAAGGAGAAGAAACGCAAAATTGTCTTTTGCATTTGTATACCCCGATAAACGTGGTCGTTTTGTGTTGAAACTG GTTGGAATGACACACTCCTTTGGAAATGGGAGACGAGTAGATGATGGAAAGGCCTTGGGTGAACTTGACTTCCAGGTAggaagcaatttttgtttaatcatcACTGATGTTTCAATTTCAACCCGTTTTACTAGATGGTTGATAAGGCATTAG
- the LOC115716080 gene encoding histone deacetylase complex subunit SAP18 isoform X2, whose product MEKRSRDEKIGGPPSHSRAGQISGSGSGRPGPPPPPQSRAPPPPPPRPRSEPVDREKTCPLLLRVFTKIGGHHSEEDFAVRGKEPKDEVQIYTWKDATLRELTDLVKEVAPAARRRNAKLSFAFVYPDKRGRFVLKLVGMTHSFGNGRRVDDGKALGELDFQIGDYLDVAIL is encoded by the exons ATGGAGAAGAGAAGCAGGGACGAAAAGATTGGTGGACCGCCGTCCCACAGCCGAGCCGGGCAAATTTCCGGTTCCGGCAGTGGTAGGCCAGGCCCTCCTCCGCCTCCTCAGTCCAGAGCTCCGCCACCTCCACCCCCTCGCCCTAGATCCGAACCCGTCGATCGCGAAAAG ACTTGCCCTTTGTTGCTTCGGGTTTTCACTAAG ATTGGAGGCCACCATAGTGAAGAAGATTTTGCAGTAAGAGGCAAAGAACCTAAAGATGAGGTTCAAATTTACACTTGGAAAGATGCAACTCTTCGTGAGCTAACTGATCTT GTGAAAGAAGTAGCTCCAGCTGCAAGGAGAAGAAACGCAAAATTGTCTTTTGCATTTGTATACCCCGATAAACGTGGTCGTTTTGTGTTGAAACTG GTTGGAATGACACACTCCTTTGGAAATGGGAGACGAGTAGATGATGGAAAGGCCTTGGGTGAACTTGACTTCCAG ATTGGAGATTACTTGGATGTTGCCATCCTATAG